A genomic segment from Pollutimonas thiosulfatoxidans encodes:
- the phnG gene encoding phosphonate C-P lyase system protein PhnG codes for MSTDMQTAKIDHTQRQRWMQVLARAGQDLGDYSDILRGQAFRHVRQPETGMVMVRGRMGGDGAPFNLGEMSVTRCVVQLRDGTTGYSYVAGRSIEHAELAALADALLQGAEGSRWQADLIDPLQALQHTRAALRDGQAAATRVDFTTLVRGED; via the coding sequence ATGAGCACAGACATGCAAACCGCCAAGATAGACCACACCCAGCGTCAGCGCTGGATGCAGGTCCTCGCTCGGGCCGGACAAGACCTGGGAGACTACAGCGATATCTTGCGTGGGCAGGCGTTTCGCCATGTCCGCCAGCCTGAGACCGGGATGGTAATGGTTCGCGGTCGTATGGGCGGCGACGGCGCGCCGTTCAATCTGGGTGAAATGAGCGTGACCCGCTGCGTGGTCCAGTTGCGAGACGGAACGACGGGCTATAGCTACGTGGCGGGGCGCTCCATCGAGCATGCCGAGCTGGCCGCTTTGGCCGACGCTTTGTTGCAGGGCGCGGAAGGCAGCCGCTGGCAAGCCGACTTGATCGATCCGTTGCAGGCCTTGCAGCATACACGTGCTGCGTTGCGAGACGGCCAAGCCGCTGCAACGCGCGTCGACTTCACCACTTTGGTCCGAGGAGAAGACTGA